The Coccidioides posadasii str. Silveira chromosome 3, complete sequence genome contains a region encoding:
- a CDS encoding uncharacterized protein (EggNog:ENOG410PMXU~COG:T~TransMembrane:3 (o25-44i51-73o93-115i)) has translation MIDGAAAVLEYCAIESPLAQPRNALFGQFFSALVGICIAKLFSLNPNHESLYWIAGPIACAAATLVMIITKTIHPPAGATGLLAVVDPTTRRLGWFLLPIVLLSSVLILASALLFNNIQRRFPLHWWTPESLLPTVREKDDGSTTDANEENPSILTLNEDKASDDVQIIIKAGQISVTGSIILTPDEKEFLERLSRRI, from the exons ATGATAGAT GGCGCAGCAGCGGTCCTGGAATATTGTGCGATAGAGTCTCCGCTGGCTCAACCTCGAAATGCACTCTTTGGCCAATTTTTCTCGGCCCTCGTCGGCATATGCATCGCAAAGCTCTTTTCGTTGAACCCAAACCACGAGAGCTTATACTGGATCGCCGGACCGATTGCATGTGCGGCGGCCACATTGGTGATGATTATCACCAAGACGATCCATCCGCCAGCCGGTGCCACTGGTTTACTTGCAGTCGTAGATCCAACAACAAGACGTTTGGGGTGGTTTTTGCTCCCTATTGTGCTGCTCAGCTCCGTGCTGATATTGGCGTCGGCCCTACTCTTCAACAATATTCAAAGACGATTCCCTCTTCACTGGTGGACACCCGAGAGCCTTCTACCCACGGTTCGCGAAAAGGACGACGGCTCGACCACTGACGCCAACGAAGAGAATCCATCAATTCTTACTCTCAATGAAGACAAGGCTTCAGACGACGTTCAAATAATAATCAAGGCCGGCCAAATTTCCGTGACTGGCTCGATCATCCTTACACCAGATGAAAAAGAGTTTTTAGAGCGACTGAGTAGACGAATATAG
- the ARB1 gene encoding ABC transporter ATP-binding protein arb1 (EggNog:ENOG410PH57~COG:J~BUSCO:3169at33183), with protein sequence MVSASKAARQAKRAAEGKEKKTPASRLSSKVNSKNASRASSVNGDQVEDANLIEEPATSASKMSDIKRLTEQMDKHGLSDRVTTGVLASLPSSQDVKITSASLVFHGRVLITDSTLELNYGRRYGLLGENGCGKSTFLKAIDKREFPIPEHIDIYLLNEGAPPSELGALEWVVKEAENEMERLDKLAEEILEKDGPESPILEDLYERMETMDPSTFHTRASLILTGLGFNKKTITKKTKDMSGGWRMRVALAKALFVKPSLLLLDDPTAHLDLEACVWLEEYLKKWDRTLILVSHSMDFLNGVCTNMIDMRQKSLMYYGGNYDSYHKTRSENETNQMKAYHKQQEEIAHIKKFIASAGTYANLVRQAKSRQKILDKMEADGFIQPVIPDKIFTFRFADVEKLPPPVLSFDDVTFSYSGDAKDNLYEHLDFGVDMDSRTALVGPNGVGKSTLLRLMTGKLSPTSGSVTRHTHLKLGLYSQHSAEQLDLTKSALDFVRDKYKEKSQDYQYWRQQLGRYGLTGDAQTALMGTLSEGQKSRIVFALLAIDGPNMLLLDEPTNGLDIPTIDSLADAINAFSGGVVVVSHDFRLLDKIAKDIMVCEHKTVRRWDGSIGEYKNYLRKKMISAGQV encoded by the exons ATGGTTTCTGCATCCAAGGCTGCCCGCCAGGCAAAGCGTGCCGCTGAGGGcaaagagaagaagacaCCCGCTTCGCGCCTGTCGTCGAAGGTCAACTCGAAGAATGCTTCTCGAGCTTCGTCTGTTAATGGCGATCAGGTAGAGGATGCCAACCTCATCGAGGAACCCGCCACCAGCGCCTCCAAGATGTCCGACATCAAAAGATTGACAGAGCAGATGGACAAACATGGCTTGTCTGATCGTGTTACGACGGGAGTGTTGGCATCTCTTCCCTCGAGTCAAGACGTTAAGATTACTTCAGCGTCTCTCGTTTTCCACGGCCGAGTCCTCATCACCGACTCCACACTCGAGCTCAACTATGGCCGGCGATACGGCTTGCTTGGTGAGAACGGATGTGGCAAATCTACATTCCTCAAGGCCATCGACAAGCGGGAGTTCCCTATCCCAGAGCATATTGATATCTATCTGCTGAATGAGGGAGCACCCCCCAGTGAACTCGGTGCTTTGGAGTGGGTTGTTAAAGAAGCAGAGAACGAGATGGAAAGGCTAGACAAACTtgctgaagaaattttgGAGAAGGATGGACCAGAGAGTCCCATTCTAGAGGATTTGTATGAG CGCATGGAAACCATGGACCCTTCGACCTTCCACACCAGAGCCTCTTTGATCCTTACTGGTTTGGGATTCAACAAGAAAACTATTACTAAGAAGACAAAGGACATGTCCGGTGGCTGGAGAATGCGTGTTGCTCTTGCAAAAGCCCTATTCGTCAAGCCATCCTTGCTTCTTCTCGACGATCCAACTGCCCATCTTGACTTGGAAGCTTGCGTGTGGCTTGAAGAATATCTAAAAAAATGGGATCGCACTCTTATCCTTGTCTCGCACAGTATGGATTTCCTCAACGGTGTCTGTACGAACATGATCGACATGCGTCAGAAGTCGCTGATGTACTATGGTGGTAATTACGACTCTTACCATAAGACTCGCTCCGAAAACGAGACGAACCAGATGAAGGCCTATCACaagcaacaagaagaaatcgctcatatcaagaaattcatCGCATCTGCTGGTACATATGCCAACCTTGTCCGACAAGCCAAGTCACGTCAAAAAATTCTTGACAAGATGGAAGCCGATGGCTTCATTCAACCAGTGATTCCAGATAAGATTTTTACATTCCGTTTCGCCGACGTTGAGAAGCTACCTCCCCCTGTTCTTTCGTTCGACGACGTCACGTTTTCCTACAGTGGAGATGCGAAAGACAACCTCTACGAGCACCTCGATTTTGGTGTGGACATGGACTCCAGAACTGCATTGGTCGGTCCTAATGGTGTTGGCAAATCCACCCTTCTTCGTCTCATGACCGGTAAACTGAGCCCAACATCTGGAAGTGTCACACGCCACACACACTTGAAGCTAGGATTGTACAGTCAGCACTCCGCAGAACAGCTTGATCTTACCAAATCGGCGCTCGACTTCGTCCGAGACAAGTATAAGGAGAAGTCCCAGGATTACCAATACTGGCGCCAGCAGCTCGGCCGATATGGTCTTACAGGTGATGCTCAGACGGCCTTGATGGGTACCCTGTCCGAGGGCCAGAAGAGCAGAATTGTCTTTGCTCTCCTTGCGATCGACGGACCCAACATGCTCTTGCTCGACGAACCTACCAACGGTCTTGACATTCCTACTATCGACAGTTTGGCAGATGCCATTAATGCATTCAGTGGAGGTGTCGTCGTTGTTTCTCATGACTTCAG ATTGCTTGACAAGATCGCTAAAGACATCATGGTTTGCGAGCACAAGACTGTTCGACGATGGGATGGTTCCATTGGCGAATATAAGAATTActtgaggaagaagatgatttCCGCTGGTCAGGTTTAA
- a CDS encoding uncharacterized protein (EggNog:ENOG410PMXU~COG:T~TransMembrane:1 (o59-79i)), giving the protein MPIAKVPTIENFRKFHGLEVDIDRFLNRYVPHPRWHLLPRPVAHFLGHRLHPPKKVGNVLVMLWSLIGVFTGLLIVTAVSTHIPSFRQHGAPIIVGSFVS; this is encoded by the coding sequence ATGCCGATCGCAAAAGTTCCCACCATAGAAAATTTTCGCAAGTTCCATGGCTTAGAGGTAGATATCGACCGTTTCCTGAACCGATATGTCCCGCACCCAAGATGGCATCTCCTCCCTAGGCCGGTAGCCCATTTTCTTGGGCATCGGCTTCATCCTCCCAAGAAAGTTGGGAATGTCCTGGTGATGCTTTGGTCCTTGATCGGCGTGTTCACCGGGCTGTTGATCGTCACAGCAGTGTCGACCCATATCCCTTCATTCCGGCAGCATGGGGCCCCGATCATTGTTGGAAGCTTCGTGAGTTGA